A section of the Pseudomonadota bacterium genome encodes:
- a CDS encoding HAD hydrolase-like protein — MDKPLVIFDYDGVLVDTTEFLEEQVHLKLAELGYDIPWSVDEMRNLFDENIIVALIEKGLSPRDMCTIWEHIQKVSQGVDVRLCKGVEPMLAALASKCSMAVISSNSTQAIRDVLSKKGILQSFFMVSGGDEEMGKVERMRRCMQSCGTKIENTFYVGDTVGDVREAHEAGIAAIAAAWGLHPAERLAGAQPEMIINDPSELVDFVNALAPQG; from the coding sequence ATGGACAAGCCGCTGGTCATATTCGATTACGACGGGGTGCTCGTGGACACCACGGAGTTCCTCGAGGAGCAGGTGCACCTCAAGCTCGCGGAGCTGGGCTACGACATCCCGTGGTCGGTCGACGAGATGCGCAACCTCTTCGACGAGAACATAATCGTGGCCCTCATAGAGAAGGGGCTCTCCCCGCGCGACATGTGCACCATCTGGGAGCACATACAGAAGGTCTCTCAGGGCGTTGACGTGAGGCTGTGCAAGGGTGTCGAGCCCATGCTCGCGGCGCTGGCATCAAAATGCAGCATGGCGGTCATATCGTCCAACTCGACCCAGGCGATACGCGACGTGCTCAGCAAAAAGGGAATTCTGCAGAGCTTCTTCATGGTGTCGGGCGGGGACGAGGAGATGGGCAAGGTGGAGCGGATGCGGCGCTGCATGCAGAGCTGCGGCACGAAGATCGAAAACACTTTCTACGTGGGCGACACGGTCGGCGACGTGAGGGAGGCGCACGAGGCCGGGATCGCCGCAATAGCGGCCGCGTGGGGGCTCCATCCTGCGGAGAGGCTCGCCGGCGCCCAGCCGGAGATGATCATCAACGATCCGTCGGAGCTGGTGGATTTTGTGAACGCCCTGGCCCCGCAGGGGTGA